accaggcaagtctagggttttgaaccggcgacctcagcatttccaggtcaaagctttatccactgcgccaccacaggtcaggctacctgtttgattttttaaactattgCATTAAAATAGTATTTCCTTTGTGTAGGTACAATAGATGTAAATAACCTTAAGATCATAATAGTAAAATAAGAAGTGATGggtctgaccaggctgtggcgcagtaaataaagcatcgaaccgggacgcagaggacccaggttagaaatcccgaggttgctggcttgagctcaggctcaccggcttgaacacggggttgctggcttgagtgtgggatcacagatatgaccctatgtcgctggcttgagcccagaggtcgctggtttgaagcccaggatcgctggcttgagcaagggatcacttggtctgctgtagtcccctggtcaaggcacatatgagaaagcaatcaatgaacaaacaatcaaccaacaactaagatgctgaaacgaagaattgatgcttctcatctctctttctgtctgtctgactctgtctctgtcaaaaaaagaaaaaagaagcgaTGAGTTTTAAATGTGTATTACCTTTATTTTAACCTAATGTATGTAATTGCAATTTAATTTTTAGGaatttagtaaaaattttaatttttagtaattacTGAGTGTAATTCCCAGGtcacaaaattcctgaaaatttgaCAACCGGGTGCCAGTGCTGGCTGGCCACACACTTTGCTGTGTTTTTTTCCaataacttaaagaaaaaattattgattttatagagaggagagagagagagataagtgggaggaacaggaagcatcaactcacagcggctgcttcccatatgtgctggGACGGGGAAAACCCAGGATctcaaaccggcgaccccagcactCCAGGTCAGTGGTCcctctactgagccaccacagatcaggcttagcTGTGTTTCCTACGAGTTGAGAAGCCCTGTGTTCTAGAAGCAGGGTGAGGGGGAAAGGGGACACAAATGTCTATAATTTAAGGTCTAGGACACCTCACTTTGATTTGGATTAATCAAGATTCAGTTCAAttctgcctggccaggcggtggcgcagtggatggagcgttggactgggatgtggagggcccaggttcaagaacccgaggtcgccagattgagcgtgggctcatctggtttgagcaaaaagcccgccagcttgaacccaagttgctggctccagcagggggttactcggtctgctgaaggtccgcggtcagggcacatgtgagaaagcaatcaatgaacaactaaggtgttgcaacgcgcaatgaaaaactgatgattaatgcttctcatctctctctgttcctgtctgtctgtccctgtctatccctctctctctctgaaaaaaaaaaaaaaaaaagattcagtccaattctaatttttttttttttttttgtatttttctgaagctggaaaccgggagagacagtcagacagactcccgcatgtgcccgactgggatccacccggcacggggcgacgctctgcccaccagggagcaatgctctgcccctccggggcgtcgctctgccgagaccagagccactctagcgcctggggcagaggccaaggagccatccccagcgcccgggccatctttgctccaatggagccttgttgcgagaggggaagagagagacagagaggaaggaggggggtggagaagcaaatgggcgcttctcctatgtgctctggccgggaatcgaacccgggtgccctgcataccaggccgacgctctaccgctgagccaaccggccagggccccaattctaattttaaattagCCCTGGCTTCACCCATCCCAGTTTAGACCTCCCCAGACTTCCCCTCAACTTCTCCCAGCATCGTCGTCATGACAACCGCGTCCTCTTGCGGTCTTTTCTTGCACTCCAGGATAGCCGTCCCTCCGTACTCCCATTGGCCAAAAGTTCTAAGTGGGCGGGAACAGCTCCTTCGCATTGGTGGATTGATAGGGGCGGTGCCAGCTCGCATACTCCCGTTGGCTGGTTGATCAAAAAAGGGCGGGGACTATGGACAGCAGTTGTCCAGCGGGATCGGCACCGCAGCCCAGCACCTAGGAGCTTGGGAGGGGAAGTCTCAGGATATTTGGAAGGATaaaggtgagggagggagggggttacCTGAAGGAAAAGGGCAAGAAGTCagaggaggtgagaggggaaTGGGTGGACGACACAGAGACGATGTTTGGGAATCTCCTGGATGTCTGTCCCGCAGGGCGATGACCACACCAGCAGGCTCCGGCGCGGGCTTCGGCTCCGTGTCCTGGTGGGGCCTGTCCCCGGCGCTGGACCTGCAAGCTGAGAGTGAGTCCCCCACCCCAGAACCACATCTGTCACAGCGGCTGCCATCACAGCCTGGCAGAGGGTGCGCTAACGTTCTTCGAGGCTCCAACGGCGGGGGGCGCCCCCGAGGCAGTCCGGGTAGCCTCTCTGAGGACTACGAGTCCCAGAATGCTTAGAGGCACAGCTCCCTTAGAACCTATGCCACAGGTGCAAGTCCTGCTGGGAGTTGTAGTCCATTGTGCTGGGAGGCGGCTGCAGTGGACGCTTTTCAGCCCACCAACCGGCAGCCTGCTGTCGTCTTGTTAGGTCCTCCTGTGGACCCAGACTCGCAGGCCAATGCAGAGCACGGGACCCCCGAGCTAGATGTGCTGCTGTTGGGTTCTGTGGATGGGCGCCACCTGTTGAGAACCCTGGCCCGGGCAGCGCTCTGGCCTGGCAGGAGATTCCACGTGAGCTGGGATTCTTATTCTCGGGTGTGGAAAGAGGAGGATGAATATGATAGTCTAGATTCCTGAGTCTTTGAGGGAGGAGGGATCTGGGGGCCTGGACTCCTAGGTTTGAGGGAGGTGGAAGCTGGGAGCCCCCACCTATGTGTCCAAAGGAAGGAAGCGTCTGGGGTTGGGGACTCCTGGGTTCAAGTGGAAGTACCCAAGGACAGGGTCTCCTGAGTAGtggtgggaagaggaagagggttcTGAGAGCCAAGACTTGTGTTTGAGGAGGGGATGGTGGGGTACAGGACTCCTGGGTCCTAtagaaggaaggggctggggtCTTCCACTCCTGAGTCTCCTGGGAACCAGAGACACAGATCTCAGAATCTTTCTGCCCTGTTCACCCTTCCAGTTCTACATCCTGGAGAATAATCTGGAAGCTGTGGCCCGACACATGCTGATCTTCAGCCTAGCCCTGGAGGATCCTGAgaagctggggctgcaaggtcaGCTGCAAGGACGAAGGCGTTCTGGCCCTCAGTCCCTTCCTCATCCCCGCAGGGATTCTGGCTTTTCAAGGGTGCGATGAAAAACGTTGgacgttggccctggccaggaggTTCAGTGGAGAGAGCCTTGTACTCGGTGCACCGAGGTCGTgagttagattcccagtcagggtacatgacAAGAAGCATCccatgaatacacaactaaatggaactaagtgaaagaacgagttgatgtttttctccttttctctttctctcccatcttctatttccttcttttctttcctctctctctttccccacatatgggagttgatgcttcctgctcctccccacttctctctgtctctctctctctcttctctaaattgaataaataaattttaaaaatttttaaataaatatattgatgtAGATGTGTGTGAATACAACTAAAGGTATATAGTTTTCTTATAAGATCCttaactaaaatgaaacaatttatactataacatttctaaaaaatttttaaaaagattttatttattgattttagagaaagaatagagagagagaaaggcaggaggaggagcagaaagcagcaactcatagttgttgcttctcgtatgtgctttgaccaggcaagcctggggctttgacccagcgacctcagcattccaggctgatgctttatccactgcgccactacaggttaggctataacattttttttaacacacatGTATCTGCATCTCCATCtgtaacctttatttttatttttattttttgtatttttctgaagctggaaacggggagagacagtcagacagactcccgcatgcgcccgaccgggatccacccggcacgcccaccagggggcgacgctctgcccaccagggggcgtcgctctgccgagaccagagccactctagcgcctggggcagaggccaaggagccatccccagcgcccgggccatctttgctccaatggagccttggctgcgggaggggaagagagagacagagaggaaggatgggggggtggagaagcaaatgggcgcttctcctatgtgccctggccgggaatcgaacctgggtcccccacacgccaggccgacgctctaccgctgagccaaccggccagggcctgtaacctttttttttaaagagagagagagacagacagacagggacaggaagacaggaaggaagagagatgagaagcatcattaatTAACTGagagttgtggtaccttagttgttcattggttgctctctcatatgtgccttgacaaacaggtgggggtgtatgtgtgtgcggctccagctgagccagtgaccccatgctcaagccagtgaccttgggcttaagccagcaatctttggcttcaagccagcgaccatggaatcaagtctatgatcccacgttcaagctggcgaccttggggttttgaacctgggtcctcagcgtcccaggccgatgttttatctactgtgccactgccttaaccttttcatttttaaggcaagggaaatataaacataaaattcagGATTGGGGTTacctgggaggaggagaggaatagGTGAGGAGACCTAGGTAAGGTGTAAGTTATTCTCATTCTAGCTATTGCAGAGGATAGAGAGTTTTCCGGGTCCGTTGCATCTGTTATATGATTAATGATAAGATTTTATAAAGAAGGTATGTGTCATGTAGAATGTGTCCTATAAAAGAGGTACGAGACACTGGTCTCATTTCTGGGCTGACTCCTCTGCTTCTCCCACTACTTTTCTTCCCCGTCCCCACAGAGAGGAGCGAGATCTTCCTGGAAGTGTGGGGGAACGCGCTGATGCGTCCCTCGGTGGCCGCCTTCGTGCGCGCGCAGGCCAGCCGCCTGGCACGCCTAGTTCCGGAGCCTGATCTCCTGGCGGAGGAGCTGCCCTGGCTCAACCTGGGCGCCCTGAAGGTGCCTCCGCCCGGCCTCCATCCTTCACCGCCTGGTGACACCTGGGTGGCCACGGGAAGAATGGAGATAGGCAGTCCAAGAGGGTTTGCGTTGATGGAATGGGCTGGGGTCTCAGGAGTTCGAACCCCAGCTCCCCTGCTCCAGCTGTGGGATTTGGCTCAAAGGGTggcttctccctgtgtcctcatctGAGAAACGGGAGAAAGGTGCCCACACCCTGAAATGGAAAGCAGGGTAAAGCAGGAAAGGCTGCTCTCCCTAAAGCccctctccctcgctctctccccACGCGTGCCTGGATGCGCAGTTCCGGGAGCGTGACGCCCTGGAGGCCGTGTTCCGCTTCTGGGCAGGCGGGGAGAAGGGGCCCGAGACCTTCCCCGTGAGCCGCCTCTGGGACCTGagactgcgccactacctgggcTCCCGCTATGATGCCCGCCGCGGTGTCAGCGACTGGGACCTGCACATGAAGCTGCACGACCGCGGGGTGCGGAGGCTGGGGTCTCCAGTCCCGGGTGTGAACGGGAAAAGGACGGGGGCCTATAATCCGGATTCACTGAGGACTCTCTTCTTCCCACTCCCCTCCCAGGCCCAAGTCATCAACACCCGCGAGTTTAGGCGCTGGAGGGAGACAGGCATCGCCTTTGAACTCAGAGACTCCAGCGCCTACCAGGTGCCCAACCGGACTCTGGCGTCTGGTCGCCTTCTGAGTCACGTGCGTGTCTCCTCCCTGCCCTGGCTCGCTccttctttggggggggggggggacacccaGGCACCCAGGAACCCGGGTCACCAACATcgacctcctcctctctccctgacttCCCAGCGCGGGGAGCGTGTGGCAGCACGAGGGTACTGGGGGGACATCGCCACCGGGCCCTTCATAGCCTTTGGCATTGAAACGGACAATGAGAGCCTCCTGCGGACCAGCAATGGGCAGCCTGTAAAGGTGTGTGCAGCACCGGGATTGGTTTGCGAGGCCCCGCCCCCTGAATTCAACCCCCGCCCACAAGGCCCTAGATTCCTCCTCCGCGGACTAGGCCCCACCCCTCCCTACTTCTTCCTAAACCTAGTCCAGGAATCCAAGCTCGCCCCTCAGATGTTAACCTATGGGGATTGTGGGGGCGAGAGGTTGCGCACTTTAAGTGCCGTCCTAACCAGCTGCTGGCCATGCCCCTTGCCCCGCAGACTGCGGGCGATATCACGCAGCACAATGTGACAGAGCTGTTCCGTGCGCTGGCCGCCTGGGGGCAGCCGAGCGTCACCCAGGGAGACCCCAAGGAGGTTCCGGGCGACGCGAATGGAACCCGGGAGCCTGGTAAGCGAGAAATTCAGCTCTCTCCCTTGAGATGGGAGGCCAGGCTTGGGTCATTACGTAGACAGACACATACATCATCCTCCGGGCCAAGTCCCGGGCTTCCGTTCCGGCTCCAGGTGTTTCAAGTGACAGTGCTGGGTGTGggttgatcgccagggttgattggACTGATCTGGTTGGCTAGGTGGGTGTCTCCTCCCCCCTCACCGCTCCATgggcgtccctcccgaagctacACCCTGGGTCGAAGAGGACAACCTTCCCCAATAGAGGAGAGGACTGTTCTTTGGTCAatggtatacgagtagctgcgctcccctgctagaacttCCAAACTCACAAGCGCCAGCGTGGATTGATCTGGTTCCCAGCGCCTGGACAAGTGGTTCCTGACTGTccgtttctttttctctcttctctttatctctccctttccTAAGTCCTGACACCACTTTTAGCGTTCTGAATTCCAATGATAGAATTCCGATCCTACCAGCAGAAGGGTAAGAAGCTAAGAACAATCAATCTAACACGGTGCAGGATCCCCGGTCACTTTTGGAGAGACACCCCTCTTCCCGGATCTGGTTGTGCCTCCTCCAACCATCCCCAGCCTGCCCCCATGTCTGGACGCCCTGTCTAGCCATGGGCCACTCTCTTGTCCTCTTTTGAGCCTCAGTTGCCTGGTCTCTAAAATGGGTTACTACCTACCACACCAACCGTCCCAGAATCCACCTAAGAGAAAGGATgagagccctggccgtttggctcagtggtagagcgtcggcccggtgtttggaagtcccggattcgattccctgtcagggcacacaggagaaacacccatgtgcttctccacccctccccctctcctttctctctgtctctctattcccctcctgcagccaatgctctattggagcaaagctgacccgggcgctgaggatggctccatggcctccgcctcaggcactagaatggctctggcgcAACGGAGcaaagcctcagatgggcagagcattgccccctggtgggcatgccaggtggatcccggtcggctgcatgtgggagtctgtctgcctctccgcttctaacttcggaaaaatacaaaagagagaagGGATGAGAAAGGGAAGTATTATCTACTAGTTTTGTGCGTCTGCCTAACTAATTGTGCTGGTCTTCCCCAACAGCCCCCAGCCCAGAATCGTTCACTATCCACTTCCTGCCACTCGGCTCGGCTCAGGCCCTCCACCACAAGAGCTGCTACAAGGGTCAGTTCCAGCTTCTCTACGTGGCCTGTGGGTAAGAGGGCCTGGGGTGTCCTAGGCTTCCTTCCCCCAGTaactcctccctcagacccaggaGTCCAGGTTCCCagactttgctctctctctctctctctctctttattttaagtgagaggtcgggaagcagatagacagacttccccatgttccctgactgggagccaccaggcaagccccctaccatgtggggccgctgctccattgctcagcaactgagctattttagtgcctgaggcgaggccatggagccatcctcagtgcccagggccaacttgctttaaccattcgagccatggctacaggagaggaagagagagaaagagagagaaagagagagagagagagagagagagagaaagggggaaggggaggcgtggagaagcagatggttgcttctcctgtgtgccctgaccaggaatcaaacccgggacttccacacgctgccgggatgatgctctaccactgagcaaactggccagggccaagcccttTCTCTATTAGTGTTCCAGTCCTCAGATCCTCCTCCCTAAAGACCTGAAAGTCTGAGCCTCagccctccctttttctctctgcagGATGGTTCATCTTCTCAGCCCCGAGCTCGGGGCCTGCGTGGCCCCGGGAGGACATCTGATTGTGGAATTAGCCCGGTGAGCCAGCTCAGTGCTGGGCAGGGAATCAGGCTGGGAATGAAAGAAAACCTGGTCCCCTAACACGCCACTTCTCGATTTCAGGTACCTGGTGGATGTGCGGCAGGAACAGCTGCAGGGGTTCTCTGACCGGGTTGGGGCACTGGCTCTGGCAGCCGGATTCACCCCACAGGCCGGGGCCGGGCCTTCAGAGACCTTCGCTCGCTTCTCTAAGCCTGGGGACTCTGCTCCTGTTGATGCAGCAATGGAATCCGGGACTCCACCCCCTGAAATTTTGGCTCTGCCCCCTGAGGCAACAAACCAGCCCTCTGAGGACCTGACTCGGCCTCCCCAAGGTCGAATCTCAGTCTCTGAATCCTTCACACTGCCCTTAGAGTCTCAGGCTTCACTCGAGGCGTTGGCCCCACCCACAGGGAGTCAGACCCCTGAACAGGAGAGTCTGACGGAATCCTCAGAGGCCGCGTTCCCCATCTCTAACCCCTAAAGTCAAGTCCTGGAATTAGAACCCGCCTCTAGAACACTCAGTTATAACCTTCACATTGTCTTTCAGCCCCAGAGGTGTGGCTCGAAATTCAGATTCCATTTTTTGAGATTCTGTATTCTGTCCCTTGAATTCTAAATTGTTCTCAGAATTCTACACTCTACTCCCCAGACTCTAAGTGAAGTCTAGAGATCCAGCCCTGGGTCTCAGGTCCTCTGCTTGGTCCCCAGGTGTCCCGTTCCTAACTGGGTGTTGGGGATGTCTCCTCTTCTGACCTGTGCGGTCCCAATAAAGGCAGCGGGCTATTCTCTGTCGGTGTGTCTGTCACCAGGGCTGGGAGTGGGAAGGCCCCGGAGAGATCCAGAGAGGAGAGCCCAGACCAGATATCTGGTTTTCCGAATGGACTTTGGAGTTGATTACCCAGGACTGTCGCCTGAGAGCCCAGGCACCAGACACCTGGGTcctcaaataaatcaacaagattttttttgggggggggctaaCCGGTTTTAGGCAGGGAAACTCACagtaaaatgatgaaaaagaCAGCTAAAGTTTCAGGCCTCATGGAGATTGCAGTTTAGCGAGGGGATGAGGCCCAGACTCCCgggtctgagggaggaagggTTGGAGGGTCTGAACTCCTAGGTCAAAGTGAAGGGGCCGGATTCTGGGCCGCCACGGTGGAGGGGTGATCCAGCTGGAGAGCAGCCCGCCCCACCCCTCACGCGCCCCGTTATCTCGCAtcctgggcaggaggaggaggaggcagcagtaTATTTAGTCTCTGCCTTCGCCCTTTATCAGTAGTGTCCTCAGTGAGTGAGGTTTGAGCAGCCCAGACTGGACCGAAGTCCCTGGGGCCTTCAAGGTCACCCCGGACACCCTCTCATTGACTCTCGAACAGCGTGTTGTCCCTTCTCTGCCTCCTGCAACTCCTGCCCGGAGTCTCAGCATGGCGGATGAGTAAGTGAAGCTGGTAACCCGTCTCGTGAGGCCCGAGGCAGCGGGGTGTGGGGCGACCTCCCGGAGGGGTGAGAGCTGcgaggctggagccccccggccTGAGATGGGAGGCGGGGCCGGACCCCTGGGTGTCGGAATGGGGTAAGAGTTTGGGAACCCTAGAACCAGAGACAGGGAAGCTGGTAGCCGGACTTCTTGGTCAGAGGGGTCTCCAGGGTCCCTCTGGAGACGGACTGGACAGGCCACAGGCCCAGCCTTAGACCCCTTTCccggtttctctctctctccaggagcGGTGATGTGGTGAGACCAGGCGTGGAGCAGACAGCCGGGCCGGGGAGGGTGCTGCAGGGGGAGCAGCTCTGGGGCGGGaggctgcctgggggggggggctgagggcCCCAGTGGTGATGCGGCTCCGTCCCCCCAACCCCAGGAAGGGCAGCCGCGCCCGGCTGCCGCCCCGATGCGACGCCGCTCCTCCGCCAACTACCGCGCCTACGCCAA
The Saccopteryx bilineata isolate mSacBil1 chromosome 3, mSacBil1_pri_phased_curated, whole genome shotgun sequence DNA segment above includes these coding regions:
- the DNAAF3 gene encoding dynein axonemal assembly factor 3 isoform X2, whose protein sequence is MTTPAGSGAGFGSVSWWGLSPALDLQAESPPVDPDSQANAEHGTPELDVLLLGSVDGRHLLRTLARAALWPGRRFHFYILENNLEAVARHMLIFSLALEDPEKLGLQERSEIFLEVWGNALMRPSVAAFVRAQASRLARLVPEPDLLAEELPWLNLGALKFRERDALEAVFRFWAGGEKGPETFPVSRLWDLRLRHYLGSRYDARRGVSDWDLHMKLHDRGAQVINTREFRRWRETGIAFELRDSSAYQVPNRTLASGRLLSHRGERVAARGYWGDIATGPFIAFGIETDNESLLRTSNGQPVKTAGDITQHNVTELFRALAAWGQPSVTQGDPKEVPGDANGTREPAPSPESFTIHFLPLGSAQALHHKSCYKGQFQLLYVACGMVHLLSPELGACVAPGGHLIVELARYLVDVRQEQLQGFSDRVGALALAAGFTPQAGAGPSETFARFSKPGDSAPVDAAMESGTPPPEILALPPEATNQPSEDLTRPPQGRISVSESFTLPLESQASLEALAPPTGSQTPEQESLTESSEAAFPISNP
- the DNAAF3 gene encoding dynein axonemal assembly factor 3 isoform X1 is translated as MGGRHRDDVWESPGCLSRRAMTTPAGSGAGFGSVSWWGLSPALDLQAESPPVDPDSQANAEHGTPELDVLLLGSVDGRHLLRTLARAALWPGRRFHFYILENNLEAVARHMLIFSLALEDPEKLGLQERSEIFLEVWGNALMRPSVAAFVRAQASRLARLVPEPDLLAEELPWLNLGALKFRERDALEAVFRFWAGGEKGPETFPVSRLWDLRLRHYLGSRYDARRGVSDWDLHMKLHDRGAQVINTREFRRWRETGIAFELRDSSAYQVPNRTLASGRLLSHRGERVAARGYWGDIATGPFIAFGIETDNESLLRTSNGQPVKTAGDITQHNVTELFRALAAWGQPSVTQGDPKEVPGDANGTREPAPSPESFTIHFLPLGSAQALHHKSCYKGQFQLLYVACGMVHLLSPELGACVAPGGHLIVELARYLVDVRQEQLQGFSDRVGALALAAGFTPQAGAGPSETFARFSKPGDSAPVDAAMESGTPPPEILALPPEATNQPSEDLTRPPQGRISVSESFTLPLESQASLEALAPPTGSQTPEQESLTESSEAAFPISNP